A single region of the Nocardioides aquaticus genome encodes:
- a CDS encoding alpha-ketoacid dehydrogenase subunit beta, translating to MSTSRITLAKGLNMGLRKAMEDDPKVLLMGEDVGKLGGVFRITDGLQKDFGEDRVIDSPLAESGIVGTAVGMALRGYRPVVEIQFDGFVYPAYDQIVCQVAKMSYRSKGRSPMPMVIRIPFGGGIGAVEHHSESPEAQFAHTPGLKVVACSNPVDGYWMIQQAIASDDPVIFLEPKRQYHADKADLDDTARPDPLFTSRVVRAGTDLTVLAYGPTVKTALAAAEAAATEGRSVEVIDLRTLSPLDMGPVLDSVRRTGRAVITHEAHVNLGIGAEVAARVTEHCFYSLEAPVLRVGGFDTPYPASRIEEEYLPDLDRVLDAVDRSFEF from the coding sequence ATGAGCACCAGCAGGATCACCCTGGCCAAGGGCCTCAACATGGGCCTGCGCAAGGCGATGGAGGACGACCCCAAGGTCCTCCTCATGGGCGAGGACGTCGGCAAGCTCGGCGGCGTCTTCCGGATCACCGACGGCCTGCAGAAGGACTTCGGCGAGGACCGCGTCATCGACTCCCCGCTGGCCGAGTCCGGCATCGTCGGCACCGCCGTGGGGATGGCCCTGCGCGGCTACCGGCCGGTCGTCGAGATCCAGTTCGACGGCTTCGTCTACCCGGCCTACGACCAGATCGTCTGCCAGGTCGCGAAGATGAGCTACCGCTCCAAGGGCCGCTCGCCGATGCCGATGGTGATCCGGATCCCCTTCGGCGGTGGCATCGGCGCGGTCGAGCACCACTCCGAGTCGCCCGAGGCGCAGTTCGCGCACACCCCGGGCCTCAAGGTCGTGGCCTGCTCCAACCCCGTCGACGGCTACTGGATGATCCAGCAGGCCATCGCCAGCGACGACCCGGTGATCTTCCTGGAGCCCAAGCGGCAGTACCACGCCGACAAGGCCGACCTCGACGACACCGCCCGGCCCGACCCGCTGTTCACCTCCCGCGTCGTGCGCGCCGGCACCGACCTGACCGTGCTGGCCTACGGCCCGACGGTGAAGACCGCCCTGGCCGCGGCGGAGGCCGCCGCGACCGAGGGCCGCTCGGTCGAGGTGATCGACCTGCGTACCCTCTCGCCGCTCGACATGGGCCCGGTCCTGGACTCCGTGCGCCGTACGGGCCGCGCCGTGATCACCCACGAGGCGCACGTCAACCTCGGGATCGGCGCCGAGGTCGCCGCGAGGGTGACCGAGCACTGCTTCTACTCCCTCGAGGCGCCGGTGCTGCGCGTCGGCGGCTTCGACACGCCCTACCCGGCGTCGCGGATCGAGGAGGAGTACCTCCCCGACCTCGACCGGGTGCTGGACGCCGTCGACCGCTCGTTCGAGTTCTAG
- a CDS encoding dihydrolipoamide acetyltransferase family protein, translated as MAEYKLPDPGEGLTEAEIVTWRVQVGDTIEINDVVVEIETAKSLVELPSPYAGTVVALLVDEGQMVEVGTPIIRIVDPAEAAAPEADAPPAPTAEMEIDLSNPAASGGGEGESLVGRNKADRGPVRRRRKGAASPSSEAGANTQMQLQGAFAPGGALSDDVVESDEPAVPATSARGPEPETAEALVPARATSPQEVRVLAKPPVRKLAKDLGVDLTALTASGPGGTVTRDDVQSAAGRGTAPAEAPAPAAAPAAAAGASAAHAGARETREPVKGVRKMMAGAMVGSAFSAPHVTEWVTVDVTATMELVERLQRHRSLRDVKVGPLLVLARAVTLAVRRTPEINSWWDEAAQEVVVRHYVNLGIAAATPRGLVVPNVKDADAMSLHDLAAALGELTATAREGRTTPADMSGGTFTITNVGVFGVDAGTPIINPGESAILCFGAIRKQPWVVTRDGVDEIVPRQVTTLALSFDHRHVDGQMGSRFLADVAGILEDPGSALLF; from the coding sequence ATGGCTGAGTACAAGCTGCCCGACCCCGGCGAGGGGCTCACCGAGGCCGAGATCGTCACCTGGCGCGTCCAGGTCGGCGACACGATCGAGATCAACGACGTCGTCGTCGAGATCGAGACCGCCAAGTCCCTGGTGGAGCTGCCCTCCCCGTACGCCGGCACCGTCGTCGCGCTGCTGGTCGACGAGGGACAGATGGTGGAGGTCGGCACCCCGATCATCCGGATCGTCGACCCGGCCGAGGCCGCGGCGCCCGAGGCCGACGCCCCGCCGGCCCCGACCGCCGAGATGGAGATCGACCTGTCCAACCCGGCCGCCAGCGGCGGCGGGGAGGGCGAGAGCCTGGTCGGGCGCAACAAGGCCGACCGGGGTCCGGTGCGCCGGCGCCGCAAGGGCGCGGCCTCGCCGTCGTCCGAGGCGGGCGCCAACACCCAGATGCAGCTCCAGGGCGCCTTCGCCCCCGGGGGTGCGCTCTCCGACGACGTCGTCGAGTCCGACGAGCCGGCCGTGCCGGCCACCTCCGCCCGCGGACCCGAGCCGGAGACGGCCGAGGCGCTGGTCCCGGCCCGGGCCACGTCGCCCCAGGAGGTCCGGGTGCTGGCCAAGCCCCCGGTGCGCAAGCTGGCCAAGGACCTCGGGGTGGACCTGACCGCGCTGACCGCGAGCGGTCCGGGCGGAACGGTGACCCGCGACGACGTCCAGTCCGCCGCCGGGCGGGGGACGGCCCCGGCCGAGGCCCCCGCGCCTGCTGCCGCGCCTGCTGCCGCCGCCGGCGCGTCCGCGGCGCACGCCGGTGCCCGGGAGACCCGCGAGCCGGTGAAGGGGGTGCGCAAGATGATGGCCGGCGCGATGGTCGGCTCCGCCTTCTCCGCCCCGCACGTGACGGAGTGGGTCACCGTCGACGTCACCGCCACCATGGAGCTGGTCGAGCGCCTCCAGCGGCACCGCTCGTTGCGCGACGTCAAGGTCGGCCCGCTGCTGGTGCTGGCCCGCGCGGTCACCCTCGCCGTGCGGCGCACCCCCGAGATCAACTCGTGGTGGGACGAGGCGGCGCAGGAGGTCGTGGTCCGCCACTACGTGAACCTCGGGATCGCCGCGGCCACGCCCCGCGGGCTGGTCGTGCCCAACGTCAAGGACGCCGACGCGATGTCGCTGCACGACCTCGCCGCGGCGCTCGGCGAGCTCACCGCGACGGCGCGGGAGGGGCGTACGACCCCCGCCGACATGAGCGGCGGGACCTTCACGATCACCAACGTCGGCGTCTTCGGCGTCGACGCGGGCACGCCGATCATCAACCCCGGCGAGTCGGCGATCCTGTGCTTCGGGGCGATCCGCAAGCAGCCGTGGGTGGTCACCCGCGACGGCGTCGACGAGATCGTGCCGCGTCAGGTCACCACGCTCGCGCTGTCCTTCGACCACCGTCACGTCGACGGGCAGATGGGCTCGCGCTTCCTGGCCGACGTGGCCGGCATCCTCGAGGACCCGGGCTCCGCGCTGCTGTTCTAG
- a CDS encoding alternate-type signal peptide domain-containing protein, with product MHKSKKAAVAAVAGASLLVGGLGSLAFWQDPEESPGGTITSGSLDLVPTDCEAWEVDGVVRDLATFRIVPGDVLTRSCDFTVDLVGDNLETALAFDAPDLTQSTLADELTFGAQYAVNPPATDPVFEPLPAGDATLTDDLADGDEIEVQYRVELPFDGNETVPGVDNDSNSGEEFNPGPELTAVLTDLTVTLRQV from the coding sequence ATGCACAAGTCAAAGAAGGCCGCCGTCGCGGCCGTCGCCGGCGCCAGCCTCCTCGTCGGCGGTCTCGGCTCCCTCGCCTTCTGGCAGGACCCGGAGGAGTCTCCCGGCGGCACCATCACCTCGGGGTCCCTCGACCTGGTCCCGACGGACTGCGAGGCCTGGGAGGTCGACGGCGTCGTCCGGGACCTCGCGACGTTCCGGATCGTGCCGGGCGACGTGCTGACCCGCAGCTGTGACTTCACCGTCGACCTGGTCGGCGACAACCTGGAGACCGCGCTGGCCTTCGACGCGCCGGACCTGACGCAGAGCACGTTGGCCGACGAGCTCACCTTCGGGGCGCAGTACGCCGTGAACCCCCCGGCCACCGACCCCGTCTTCGAGCCGCTGCCGGCGGGTGACGCCACCCTCACCGACGACCTCGCTGACGGCGACGAGATCGAGGTGCAGTACCGCGTGGAGCTCCCGTTCGACGGCAACGAGACCGTGCCGGGTGTCGACAACGACAGCAACTCCGGGGAGGAGTTCAACCCCGGTCCGGAGCTGACCGCCGTGCTGACCGACCTCACGGTCACCCTCCGCCAGGTCTGA
- a CDS encoding signal peptidase I translates to MALVVNALSWAMTAVVLAVVVGAVLVPRVAGAAPYTVLTGSMTPTYPPGSLVVVRPSDDITVGDAVTYQLESGEPTVVTHRVVGISYDGEGQRSYTLQGDANEEPDAEPVRPEQVRGEVWYSLPWVGRLGVLFTPGQHQLLVYAAAGGFFAYAAALLWQARRDRRREKAHPAVRPAVEEESRA, encoded by the coding sequence GTGGCGCTGGTGGTCAACGCCCTGAGCTGGGCGATGACGGCCGTGGTGCTCGCCGTCGTGGTGGGCGCGGTGCTGGTGCCGCGGGTCGCCGGCGCGGCGCCGTACACGGTGCTGACGGGGTCGATGACCCCGACGTACCCCCCGGGGTCGTTGGTGGTGGTCAGGCCGAGCGACGACATCACCGTCGGCGACGCGGTCACCTACCAGCTGGAGAGCGGCGAGCCGACGGTGGTCACCCACCGGGTCGTCGGGATCTCCTACGACGGCGAGGGCCAGCGGTCGTACACGCTGCAGGGCGACGCCAACGAGGAGCCGGACGCGGAACCGGTCCGGCCCGAGCAGGTCCGCGGCGAGGTCTGGTACTCGCTGCCGTGGGTGGGTCGCCTCGGGGTGCTCTTCACCCCCGGCCAGCACCAGCTGCTGGTCTACGCCGCCGCCGGCGGGTTCTTCGCGTACGCCGCGGCGCTGCTGTGGCAGGCCCGGCGCGACCGACGCCGGGAGAAGGCGCACCCGGCCGTCCGTCCCGCAGTCGAGGAGGAGTCACGTGCCTGA